The following are from one region of the Eubacterium sp. MSJ-33 genome:
- a CDS encoding type IV secretory system conjugative DNA transfer family protein codes for MKIKDWIHFFRIELLLFAEALFLFCGYIVCYFLELPLSRQTFYVATILAAGAWLIVFIPNLIAFVFGHKRHFCSVFSNMSGTEMQSKYRTKAMHPPVAEELLQKQPEGIIFGRVGMQYVRKPIDQDGHVFVIGGSGSGKSSCVVIPTLLANKHTSVFAVDIKGELHSKATKRGDRNIKVFDPADRHSFGYDPFYRISKSSTNQEIYETMQLVTNSLIPLPASVKDPFWKQSARNLLLGLLIYFYNLNFDNLIDIVDQIKARPIQETMKEVLEHSPHESMEYKILVQFNNMADVTISGIFMEMNLHLNIFCMDEDIRYAFRDNYLHLSPKDLEDGKSIYLAIREDKLSAYYDVLQLIINQFLSQLETRPEDSDRIVFIIDELPRILSTGKLDKLMDAVHTLRSRKVTLVLISQSVEALTSAYSENEVVDIISNCSYVEVLSAASKKTQEMIVAWCGKYKEKKSTWSGGITKREHYTMEETDIVRADDLMRLQLAGDAIVVTPYGYFRVKKVPYYKDAKLKKLEQETKDYNECLGGN; via the coding sequence ATGAAAATTAAAGATTGGATTCACTTTTTCAGAATTGAGCTTCTGCTTTTTGCAGAGGCTCTTTTCTTATTCTGTGGATATATTGTGTGTTATTTTTTGGAGCTTCCGCTTTCCAGACAGACGTTTTATGTAGCTACTATTTTAGCAGCGGGAGCTTGGTTGATTGTTTTTATTCCGAATCTGATTGCATTTGTTTTCGGTCATAAAAGACATTTTTGTTCTGTCTTTTCAAATATGTCTGGAACGGAGATGCAATCAAAGTATAGAACAAAAGCAATGCATCCACCTGTGGCAGAAGAGTTACTGCAGAAACAGCCGGAGGGTATTATTTTTGGACGTGTTGGAATGCAGTATGTCAGAAAACCAATAGATCAGGACGGGCATGTATTTGTAATAGGTGGTTCCGGATCAGGTAAATCTTCCTGTGTTGTGATTCCTACATTATTAGCAAATAAACATACATCTGTGTTTGCAGTAGATATCAAGGGAGAATTACATAGCAAGGCGACGAAAAGAGGGGATCGAAATATAAAAGTATTTGATCCGGCAGACAGACATTCTTTTGGATACGATCCTTTTTACCGCATTTCGAAGTCCTCAACGAATCAGGAGATCTATGAGACGATGCAGCTTGTAACCAATTCTTTGATTCCGCTTCCGGCTTCGGTGAAGGATCCGTTCTGGAAGCAGTCAGCACGGAATCTTCTGCTTGGATTGTTGATTTACTTCTATAATCTCAATTTTGATAATCTGATTGATATAGTGGATCAGATCAAGGCGCGACCGATTCAGGAAACAATGAAAGAGGTTTTGGAACACAGCCCGCATGAGAGTATGGAGTATAAAATTCTTGTTCAGTTTAACAATATGGCGGATGTCACGATTTCCGGTATATTTATGGAGATGAATCTGCATCTCAATATCTTCTGTATGGATGAAGATATTCGGTACGCCTTTCGAGACAATTATCTCCATCTCAGTCCGAAGGATCTGGAAGATGGAAAGAGTATTTATCTTGCCATCCGTGAGGATAAACTGTCGGCATACTATGATGTATTGCAGTTGATTATCAATCAGTTCCTTTCACAGCTGGAAACTCGCCCGGAGGACAGTGACCGGATCGTATTTATTATCGACGAGCTGCCGCGTATTCTCTCCACCGGAAAGCTGGATAAGCTTATGGATGCAGTTCATACATTGAGGTCAAGGAAGGTAACACTTGTTTTGATCTCCCAGTCTGTGGAGGCTCTCACCTCCGCGTATTCTGAAAATGAAGTGGTAGATATAATCAGCAATTGTTCGTATGTGGAAGTATTATCTGCTGCATCGAAAAAGACGCAGGAAATGATTGTGGCTTGGTGCGGAAAGTATAAGGAGAAGAAATCAACATGGAGTGGCGGAATTACTAAAAGAGAACATTATACGATGGAAGAAACGGACATTGTTCGGGCAGATGATCTTATGCGGCTGCAGCTGGCGGGGGATGCCATAGTAGTAACACCATATGGCTATTTCAGGGTAAAGAAAGTTCCGTATTATAAAGATGCCAAATTAAAGAAGCTTGAACAAGAGACAAAGGATTATAACGAATGTTTAGGAGGAAATTAG
- a CDS encoding ABC transporter ATP-binding protein: MFLQINNLEKFYGEKDNRVQVLKGLSTGIGKGEICVLLGPSGSGKSTLLNIIGGIESYDKGEIIINGAAMSAMNEKQMTLYRREHLGYVFQFYNLIPNLTVKENIEVGAYLGSDPLDVDDLLHTLGLWEHKDKIPSQLSGGQQQRTSIGRAIVKNPDLLLCDEPTGALDYNTSKDILKLIEDVNRKYGNTIIIVTHNDAIKLMADRVIKLRDGMIRKEYTNEAKTPAMELDW, encoded by the coding sequence ATGTTCTTACAAATCAACAATCTTGAAAAGTTCTATGGTGAAAAAGACAACCGTGTACAAGTCTTAAAAGGACTTTCTACCGGTATCGGGAAAGGCGAGATCTGCGTCCTGCTCGGCCCATCCGGTTCCGGTAAGTCTACCCTGTTGAACATCATCGGCGGCATTGAAAGCTATGATAAGGGAGAGATCATCATCAATGGTGCTGCCATGTCCGCCATGAATGAAAAACAGATGACTCTCTACCGACGTGAACACTTAGGTTACGTCTTCCAGTTCTATAACCTGATTCCAAACCTGACCGTCAAGGAGAATATCGAGGTCGGCGCTTACCTCGGAAGCGACCCACTTGATGTCGATGACCTGCTTCATACACTTGGACTTTGGGAGCATAAGGATAAGATTCCAAGCCAGCTTTCCGGCGGTCAGCAACAGCGTACATCCATCGGTCGTGCTATCGTCAAGAATCCGGATCTTTTGCTCTGCGATGAGCCAACCGGCGCCCTTGATTACAATACCTCTAAAGATATTCTGAAATTGATTGAAGACGTCAACCGGAAATACGGAAATACCATCATCATCGTTACACACAACGATGCCATCAAACTCATGGCAGACCGTGTGATCAAGCTCCGCGATGGTATGATCCGGAAAGAATATACAAACGAAGCAAAGACACCGGCGATGGAATTAGATTGGTAG
- a CDS encoding DUF3847 domain-containing protein encodes MNEADELKRMQKLQEQHREQLRKKRERIEERKKRTRRLIQRGAMAESFIDGAPEMTDDEFMDAMKQRLNCSQRP; translated from the coding sequence ATGAATGAAGCAGATGAATTAAAGAGGATGCAGAAACTGCAGGAGCAGCATCGCGAACAACTCCGCAAGAAGCGCGAACGTATTGAGGAGCGGAAGAAACGGACACGTCGGCTGATCCAAAGAGGTGCGATGGCAGAAAGCTTTATTGACGGCGCACCTGAGATGACGGATGATGAGTTTATGGATGCAATGAAACAGAGGTTGAATTGCTCTCAGCGTCCGTAG
- a CDS encoding class I SAM-dependent rRNA methyltransferase has product MEPKAVVNLRKGEGRTIKAGGLWIFDNEIESVMGSVEDGDIVIVRDFDGYPMGRGFINRKSKITVRMLTRDAEQDINEAFLRMRVRNAWEYRKAVMQGDDLTCCRVIFGEADFLPGLVIDRFSDVLVVESLALGIDLYKEQIVDLLKEIMAQDGVKIRGVYERSDAKVRKKEGLAPYKGCIGAEFDPVVEIVENGVHYKVDVANGQKTGFFLDQKYNRLAMQKLIKGLTRGEQETPLRVLDCFTHMGTFALNCGYAGASDVLGLDISEFAVEQARENAKLNHLEKTVHFKEANVLDELPKLAEAGEQFDVVILDPPAFTKSREATKNAIKGYREINRKGLQLVKNGGYFATCSCSHFMTQELFTKVIGQAANSVHKRLRQVEFRQQAPDHPILWAADESYYLKFYIFQICEDR; this is encoded by the coding sequence GTGGAACCAAAAGCAGTCGTGAATTTACGAAAGGGAGAAGGTCGTACCATCAAGGCAGGTGGACTCTGGATCTTCGACAATGAGATAGAGAGTGTGATGGGAAGTGTGGAAGATGGCGATATCGTGATCGTACGTGATTTTGATGGATATCCGATGGGACGAGGATTCATAAACCGGAAATCAAAAATTACCGTTCGGATGCTGACCCGAGACGCAGAGCAGGATATCAACGAAGCATTTCTCCGTATGCGGGTGAGGAATGCATGGGAATACAGAAAAGCTGTGATGCAGGGCGATGATCTTACTTGCTGTCGTGTAATTTTCGGCGAAGCGGATTTCCTGCCGGGACTCGTAATTGATCGGTTCTCGGATGTGCTTGTGGTGGAATCCCTCGCACTTGGTATTGATTTATATAAGGAACAGATTGTGGATTTGCTAAAAGAGATTATGGCGCAGGATGGTGTCAAGATCCGTGGCGTATACGAGCGCAGTGACGCGAAGGTGCGTAAGAAGGAAGGACTTGCTCCATATAAAGGATGTATTGGCGCGGAGTTTGATCCGGTTGTTGAGATTGTGGAGAATGGTGTGCATTATAAGGTCGATGTGGCAAATGGACAGAAGACAGGATTCTTCCTTGACCAGAAATACAACCGGCTTGCGATGCAGAAACTGATCAAAGGTCTGACCAGAGGAGAGCAGGAGACACCGTTGCGTGTGCTTGACTGCTTTACACATATGGGAACCTTTGCATTAAATTGCGGTTATGCCGGAGCGAGTGATGTGTTAGGACTTGATATTTCAGAGTTTGCTGTGGAGCAGGCGAGAGAAAATGCGAAGCTCAATCATTTGGAGAAGACTGTACATTTTAAAGAGGCAAATGTATTGGACGAGCTTCCAAAGCTTGCTGAAGCAGGTGAGCAGTTTGATGTCGTAATCTTAGACCCACCGGCGTTTACCAAGTCACGCGAAGCAACTAAGAATGCAATCAAAGGCTACCGTGAGATCAACCGGAAAGGCTTGCAGCTTGTGAAAAACGGCGGGTATTTTGCAACCTGCTCCTGCTCACATTTCATGACACAGGAATTGTTCACGAAGGTAATCGGTCAGGCAGCAAACAGCGTGCACAAGCGTCTTCGCCAGGTGGAATTCCGGCAGCAGGCACCGGATCATCCGATTTTGTGGGCGGCGGATGAGAGTTATTATTTAAAATTCTACATTTTTCAGATCTGTGAAGATAGGTGA
- a CDS encoding DUF5688 family protein, with amino-acid sequence MNYEVFVDRFKEKVKEYMYPYKVTLEETVLNKVNQQVKGLTVSVEGYPVAPVFHLEELYKENQDGHTVAELAYKASIDANEVIKHTLELWGEKEDITPDNLYAAVVNTDKNRELLKRVPHREYKEMSVIPRYRITNNTSFLVNKDICNRFYMTQEEVLETAIRNTHEMGYTVERLDDVLKECIEGLSMEENSCAHVVSNIYRTNGAVAILDTSWMEQHAEAIGGSFYIIPSSIHELLTIPENVPLSVSDIQTMVEIVNRTCVDERDFLSNNVYHYNAKTKSVSQLTGKTKEAVASKVTKQAANARNR; translated from the coding sequence ATGAATTATGAAGTTTTTGTGGATCGTTTCAAGGAAAAGGTAAAGGAATATATGTATCCTTATAAGGTGACATTGGAAGAGACGGTTCTGAATAAGGTAAATCAGCAGGTAAAGGGATTGACTGTTTCAGTAGAGGGATATCCGGTTGCACCGGTATTTCATCTGGAAGAGCTGTATAAGGAGAATCAGGACGGTCATACAGTTGCTGAGCTTGCATATAAGGCGTCGATTGATGCAAATGAGGTGATTAAGCATACACTGGAGCTTTGGGGCGAAAAGGAAGATATAACCCCAGACAATTTATATGCTGCCGTTGTGAACACAGATAAAAACCGGGAGCTGCTGAAGCGGGTACCGCATAGGGAATATAAGGAGATGTCCGTCATTCCCAGATATCGAATAACAAATAATACAAGCTTCCTTGTAAATAAGGATATCTGTAATCGGTTTTATATGACACAGGAAGAAGTGCTGGAAACGGCAATCCGTAATACACATGAGATGGGTTACACAGTGGAACGTCTGGATGATGTATTGAAGGAGTGCATCGAAGGATTGAGTATGGAAGAAAACAGCTGCGCACATGTTGTGTCGAATATTTATAGAACAAATGGAGCAGTTGCAATTCTTGACACCTCTTGGATGGAGCAGCATGCGGAAGCAATCGGTGGAAGCTTCTATATTATTCCATCAAGTATCCATGAGCTTTTGACGATTCCAGAGAATGTACCATTATCTGTGTCAGATATTCAGACGATGGTAGAGATTGTGAATAGAACCTGCGTGGATGAGCGTGATTTCCTGTCTAATAATGTATATCATTATAACGCTAAGACAAAATCTGTATCACAGCTGACAGGAAAGACGAAGGAAGCCGTTGCTTCAAAAGTAACAAAGCAGGCGGCAAATGCCCGGAACAGATAG